One segment of Manduca sexta isolate Smith_Timp_Sample1 chromosome 27, JHU_Msex_v1.0, whole genome shotgun sequence DNA contains the following:
- the LOC115448534 gene encoding membrane-bound transcription factor site-1 protease — MILHGYDVKGATIHVNMGLTHIFFFLLLHRYTVSTPPNDGDASKASDLCNSTTSENVHYEFTSDVVNSEHIITYKGYFPRTTRENYVSAALRNAGVSNWTILQRNNPANEYPSDFDVVMIGEEGRRALDALRDHPAIRRVTAQRQVMRTIKYVREDDCGPNGCLYSGWRNHQARALHSLRKTRDNDGYTSRKLLRTVPRQITSVLKADVLWSLGVTGEGVKVAVFDTGLARDHPHFGRVRERTDWTGENTLDDALGHGTFVAGVIASQADCRGFAPDADLHIFRVFTDNQVSYTSWFLDAFNYAIMRKIDVLNLSIGGPDFMDHPFVDKVWELSANKVIMVSAIGNDGPLYGTLNNPADQMDVIGVGGIGFDDRIAKFSSRGMTTWELPHGYGRMKPDIVTYGSGVRGSSVNGGCRSLSGTSVASPVVAGAIALLASGVPRHHLTPASVKQALCMTAVRLSGPNMFEQGHGKLDLISAYQFLRQYEPQASLSPSYIDLTECQYMWPYCTQPLYHSAQPTIANVTVINGLGVSGRVREVTWHPHLPHGVLLSVSAEYSEVLWPWSGWLALSFTVKEEGADFDGVIEGHVNMTVESYGDNGDRILKNATLTLPIRARVIPVPVRSRRLLWDQFHSLRYPGGYFPRDDLRAKHDPLDWHADHVHTNFRDMYRRLREHGFYLEVMGSPLTCINTSLYGALLLVDPEDEYFPEEMATLKKSVDAGLSLIVFADWYNASLLRYVKFYDENTRQWWIPETGGANVPALNDLLSMYQVALGDRVFEGSFKLGGHPMYYASGTHIHSFPEHGVLITASLSDQGQQIMSSEKPNGAGSVSGGGPTVDVPILGLLQTDGETRDYTNDTMDKLPKAGRLVVYGDSSCLEGGAARNCHWLLLAALQYALVGHLPPALKEAAAPLQNRVRDVHIIPSELPQRSEGGRLHVYSRVLSPDGSGPRPVPECVRPVPLTPHPVHAAPAARTLAPRHQPTDPKSIGAPDLEGTEPAPRAWRGAGAAPARSHPGPEHSAPTLTSRAITLLLIVVVVYCTTALWKRFARKIRRRRLMALAT, encoded by the exons atgattttacatggaTACGATGTAAAAGGAGCGACAATTCACGTAAACATGGGGCtaacccatatttttttttttcttttgctgCATCGATATACGGTGTCAACGCCGCCAAATGATGGTGATGCATCGAAAGCTTCAGATTTGTGCAACTCCACCACTTCGGAAAACGTGCATTACGAGTTTACCTCGGATGTTGTGAACAGTGAACACATAATTACATACAAAGGCTATTTTCCAAGAACAACTAGAGAGAATTACGTGAGCGCTGCATTAAGAAATGCTGGG GTGTCGAATTGGACGATACTGCAGCGTAACAATCCGGCCAATGAATACCCCAGTGACTTCGACGTAGTGATGATAGGCGAGGAGGGCAGGAGGGCTCTGGACGCGCTGCGGGACCACCCGGCTATACGGCGCGTCACTGCGCAGAGGCAAGTCATGCGCACCATCAAATACGTGCGAGAG GACGACTGTGGTCCTAACGGTTGTCTGTACTCGGGCTGGCGCAACCACCAGGCCAGAGCCCTACACTCCCTCCGAAAAACACGAGAT AATGACGGCTACACGTCCCGGAAGTTGCTGCGGACGGTCCCGCGTCAGATCACGTCGGTGTTGAAGGCGGACGTGCTGTGGTCGCTCGGAGTTACAG GCGAGGGTGTAAAAGTGGCGGTGTTCGACACCGGTCTCGCGCGCGATCACCCGCACTTCGGGCGCGTGCGCGAGCGCACCGACTGGACGGGCGAGAATACGCTCGACGACGCGCTCGGGCACGGCACGTTCGTGGCGGGCGTGATCGCGTCGCAAGCGGACTGTCGCGGGTTCGCGCCCGACGCCGATCTCCACATATTCAGGGTGTTTACTGATAATCAG GTATCATACACGTCGTGGTTCTTGGACGCGTTCAACTACGCGATAATGCGCAAGATCGACGTGCTGAACTTGAGCATAGGCGGGCCGGACTTCATGGACCATCCGTTCGTCGACAAGGTCTGGGAGCTCAGCGCTAATAAG GTGATAATGGTGTCGGCTATCGGCAACGACGGCCCTCTGTACGGCACTCTGAACAACCCGGCGGATCAGATGGACGTGATCGGCGTCGGCGGTATAGGGTTCGACGATCGCATCGCCAAGTTCTCGTCCCGGGGCATGACCACGTGGGAGCTGCCGCAT gGCTACGGTCGTATGAAACCAGACATAGTGACCTACGGCAGCGGTGTTCGCGGGTCCAGTGTCAATGGCGGATGCAGGTCTCTTAGTG GAACGTCAGTAGCGTCGCCAGTGGTGGCCGGTGCGATCGCGCTCCTGGCTAGTGGCGTGCCGCGGCATCACCTGACCCCCGCCTCCGTCAAGCAGGCGCTGTGCATGACCGCCGTGCGACTCTCCGGCCCGAACATGTTTGAACAGGGACACGGGAAACTCGACCTTATTAGTGCTTATCAG tttcTGCGGCAATACGAGCCGCAAGCGAGCCTCAGTCCGTCGTACATCGACCTGACCGAGTGTCAGTACATGTGGCCGTACTGCACGCAGCCGCTGTACCACAGCGCGCAGCCCACCATCGCGAACGTCACCGTCATCAACGGGCTCGGCGTGTCCGGACGAGTG AGGGAGGTGACATGGCACCCCCATTTGCCGCACGGCGTTTTGCTGTCGGTCTCGGCGGAGTACAGCGAGGTACTGTGGCCGTGGTCCGGCTGGCTGGCGCTCAGCTTCACTGTCAAGGAGGAGGGCGCTGACTTCGATGGCGTTATTGAG GGCCATGTCAACATGACGGTCGAGAGTTACGGCGATAATGGGGACAGGATACTGAAGAATGCCACTCTTACACTCCCAATAAG GGCCCGCGTGATCCCTGTCCCGGTGCGTTCCCGGCGGCTCCTGTGGGACCAGTTCCACAGCCTGCGATACCCGGGCGGTTACTTCCCGCGGGACGACCTGCGCGCCAAACACGACCCGCTCGACTGGCACGCGGACCACGTGCACACAAACTTCAGGGACATGTACCGCCGTTTGAGAGAACACGGATTCTACCTCGAAGTCATGG GTTCACCACTAACATGCATCAACACATCTCTCTACGGTGCTCTACTCCTAGTTGATCCCGAAGACGAGTACTTTCCCGAAGAAATGGCGACGCTGAAGAAGTCCGTTGACGCGGGACTGTCGCTCATAGTGTTCGCCGACTGGTACAACGCGTCGCTGCTCAGATACGTTAAGTTCTACGACGAGAATACTCGTCAATG GTGGATACCCGAAACGGGTGGTGCTAACGTGCCCGCCCTGAATGATCTACTCAGCATGTATCAG GTGGCGCTAGGTGACCGCGTGTTCGAAGGCTCCTTCAAGCTGGGCGGTCACCCGATGTACTACGCGAGCGGCACGCACATACACAGCTTTCCTGAACACGGAGTGCTGATCACGGCCTCACTGAGTGATCAGGGGCAGCAG ATAATGTCGTCAGAGAAGCCAAACGGCGCCGGCAGTGTGTCGGGTGGAGGCCCGACTGTAGACGTCCCCATTCTGGGCCTCCTGCAAACAGACGGCGAAACCAGGGACTACACCAACGACACTATGGACAAACTGCCCAAG GCGGGTCGGCTAGTTGTATACGGCGACTCCTCCTGCCTGGAAGGAGGGGCGGCTCGCAACTGCCACTGGCTGCTACTGGCCGCACTGCAGTACGCGCTGGTGGGACACTTGCCCCCCGCTCTGAAGGAGGCCGCCGCGCCACTCCAAAACCGCGTCAGGGATGTGCACATTATACCGTCAG agcTACCTCAGCGGTCGGAAGGTGGTCGCTTGCACGTATATTCACGCGTGCTGTCGCCGGACGGCAGCGGGCCCAGGCCCGTGCCCGAGTGCGTAAGGCCGGTGCCCCTGACCCCCCACCCGGTGCACGCCGCGCCAGCCGCCCGGACCCTCGCGCCACGGCACCAGCCCACCGACCCTAAGAGCATAG GTGCGCCAGATTTAGAAGGAACAGAGCCGGCGCCGAGGGCATGGCGGGGTGCAGGGGCGGCGCCCGCGAGGTCGCATCCAGGGCCGGAGCACTCTGCGCCGACGCTCACCAGCCGCGCCATCACGCTACTTCTCATTGTAGTAGTGGTGTACTGCACTACCGCCTTATGGAAGAGGTTCGCGCGTAAGATCCGCAGGCGACGTCTGATGGCACTCGCCACCTAG
- the LOC115448544 gene encoding lysophospholipase-like protein 1, with protein MSVTKLGTMHLTGHTGSKHTATVIFFHGSGSCGKDMKEWVRLMVKNFSFPHIKVLYPTAPLQPYTPAGGMPSNVWFDREDISPQVKEKLDSIAQIEKEVRQLIKNENLAGIPSNRIIVGGFSMGGALSLHTAYRWDRNLAGTFAFSSFLNQNSVVYQELKAANAGTKLPPLLQLHGDSDDLVDAKWALNTFNELKSLGVNGEFHTMEKLGHSLNRRGMNMIMNFIVKLLPEQ; from the exons ATGAGCGTAACAAAACTCGGCACCATGCACCTCACTGGCCACACAGGTTCAAAACATACTGCCACTGTAATATTTTTCCATGGCTCAG GATCATGTGGCAAAGATATGAAAGAATGGGTCAGGCTAATGGTGAAAAACTTTTCCTTCCCGCACATCAAGGTGTTGTACCCGACAGCTCCGTTGCAGCCTTACACTCCTGCTGGGGGAATGCCGAGCAATGTCTGGTTTGACCGAGAAGACATCTCACCTCAGGTCAAGGAGAAGCTGGACTCCATTGCACAAATAGAAAAAGAAGTGAGgcaactaattaaaaatgaaaatcttGCTGGGATTCCAAGCAATAGGATTATTGTTg GTGGTTTCTCCATGGGTGGCGCCTTGTCACTCCACACAGCTTACCGTTGGGATCGAAACTTGGCTGGCACTTTTGCGTTTAGTTCTTTCCTGAACCAAAATTCAGTTGTTTACCAAGAACTGAAGGCAGCTAATGCTGGCACTAAAC TGCCGCCGCTCCTCCAATTACATGGTGACTCTGACGATTTGGTAGACGCGAAGTGGGCTCTTAACACCTTCAATGAATTGAAAAGTCTTGGAGTAAATGGAGAGTTTCACACAATGGAGAAACTCGGACACTCCTTAAACCGTCGAGGCATGAACAtgataatgaattttattgtgaaaCTCTTGCCTGAACAGTGA
- the LOC115448543 gene encoding sperm-tail PG-rich repeat-containing protein 2: protein MSSKIPRFPYEALSKEDLEELLCRCGYPNPCECPLEEKEEELVTCHAKIPRRLFKGPAPPPLLANGLSTPSKGDHGFQISADGSIKRIKDKVTNESPPFYDVTVNDFTTFYQGCKWSKRTFQRSTKLQEVYPSPADYDIFKKPFTDFEICAENFRSYKRKTTKQLRFIEMVQQRNILENLPGPANYNVKSPKFHELQHLGPKARRFSFEKNDEAPGPANYWIRRDFDLAEIPEQPCHARLPEPSCFGVKDTRFKPLKEVGPSPATYSPSYKPCQFMKCSKAPFNNSAIRFKEEMLSETDEKDETTVENENGKMKKPCIVPTWQLKSKTRRFEQLKKKPCEPSPADLPQPTTNIERSRHLQFIAPFFSSEGRFQPWFDWMPVFGKVKTPGPCTYALEKPKCYPAVPHGPLSRAPRFHSHARDTPAPNEYNVGRGIETILATHNHRLKNNIENKHKFIWDPPVEPKQLSFEERITLLIHKSIALLEIGDVPGEKFSKLITNKSSGILEKRNSNKMLRSIVHGQKIVHYY, encoded by the coding sequence ATGTCATCTAAAATACCACGGTTTCCATATGAAGCTTTAAGTAAAGAAGATTTAGAAGAACTTTTATGTAGATGTGGTTATCCAAACCCTTGCGAATGTCCTCTTGAAGAGAAAGAAGAAGAGTTGGTTACTTGTCATGCCAAAATACCTAGACGGCTTTTTAAAGGGCCTGCTCCCCCACCGTTACTAGCCAATGGTTTATCTACACCTTCAAAAGGTGATCACGGTTTTCAAATATCAGCGGACGGATCGATAAAGAGAATCAAAGATAAAGTTACAAATGAAAGTCCACCCTTTTATGACGTTACAGTTAATGACTTTACTACATTTTATCAAGGTTGTAAATGGAGTAAGCGAACTTTCCAGCGCTCGACAAAACTCCAAGAAGTTTACCCAAGCCCCGCggattatgatatatttaaaaaaccattCACCGACTTTGAAATATGTGCTGAGAATTTTAGATCTTATAAacgtaaaacaacaaaacagcTGCGTTTTATTGAAATGGTACAACAAAGgaatatattagaaaatttaccGGGTCCTGCAAATTATAACGTTAAATCACCCAAGTTTCATGAACTGCAACATTTAGGTCCAAAAGCAAGACGTTTTAGTTTCGAAAAAAATGATGAGGCCCCAGGTCCAGCGAATTATTGGATTCGAAGAGACTTTGATCTTGCAGAAATACCAGAGCAACCTTGTCATGCTAGACTTCCGGAACCTTCTTGTTTTGGAGTGAAGGATACTAGATTTAAGCCCTTGAAGGAAGTTGGGCCAAGCCCAGCTACATACTCCCCAAGTTATAAGCCTTGTCAGTTCATGAAATGTTCCAAAGCGCCATTCAATAATTCAGCTATAAGATTTAAAGAAGAAATGCTATCTGAGACTGATGAAAAAGATGAGACAACTGTAGAAAATGAAAATGGAAAAATGAAAAAGCCTTGCATTGTTCCAACATGGCAGTTAAAATCAAAAACGAGAAGGTTTgaacaacttaaaaaaaaaccttgtgAACCCAGTCCAGCAGATCTTCCCCAACCAACAACAAATATAGAAAGATCACGACATTTACAGTTTATCGCTCCTTTTTTTTCATCAGAAGGCCGATTTCAACCATGGTTTGATTGGATGCCTGTGTTTGGAAAAGTAAAAACACCCGGACCGTGTACATATGCATTAGAAAAACCAAAGTGTTATCCTGCAGTACCTCATGGACCTCTCTCTAGAGCGCCTCGATTTCATTCCCATGCCCGCGATACTCCTGCTCCGAATGAATACAACGTTGGTCGTGGTATCGAAACGATATTGGCAACTCATAatcatagattaaaaaataacatagagaataaacataaatttatttgggATCCGCCTGTTGAACCCAAGCAACTTAGTTTCGAAGAACGGATAACATTACTTATTCATAAATCAATAGCTTTATTGGAAATTGGAGATGTTCCAGGAGAaaaatttagtaaattaattaccAACAAAAGTAgtggaatattagaaaaaagaaactcaaataaaatgttacggAGTATTGTACACGGTCAAAAAATAGTTCACTATTATTGA